A DNA window from Pseudomonas resinovorans NBRC 106553 contains the following coding sequences:
- a CDS encoding group II truncated hemoglobin yields MSTTPSFGTGDASYLAAGGIDGLRRLVDDFYRLMDELPEAADLRRLHPESLEQSRDKLACFLSGWLGGPKLFSEKYGSIAIPSFHAQWPIDQARADAWLLCMARAIALQPFTPEFAEYLLAQLRVPAQRVVQASRARHG; encoded by the coding sequence ATGAGCACGACCCCTTCCTTCGGCACCGGCGATGCTTCCTACCTGGCGGCGGGCGGCATCGACGGCCTGCGCCGCCTGGTGGACGACTTCTACCGGCTGATGGACGAACTGCCCGAGGCCGCCGACCTGCGCCGCCTGCACCCGGAAAGCCTGGAGCAGTCCCGCGACAAGCTGGCCTGTTTCCTCAGCGGCTGGCTCGGCGGGCCGAAGCTGTTCAGCGAGAAGTACGGCTCCATCGCCATTCCCTCCTTCCACGCCCAATGGCCCATCGACCAGGCCCGGGCCGATGCCTGGCTGCTGTGCATGGCCCGCGCCATCGCCCTGCAGCCCTTCACGCCCGAGTTCGCCGAGTACCTGCTGGCGCAATTGCGGGTGCCGGCACAGCGAGTGGTACAGGCCAGCCGCGCGCGCCACGGCTGA
- a CDS encoding alkaline phosphatase D family protein: MSAPVPQQALPPVLAGPMLRRLEPGRLVLWLVGTRQLAPVLRLWVDGESRDYPLQGEACWVLPFGRHAFVHLIDLRLEQPLPQDRQIDYDLLLDGEGIACWAPHLLHAQAPRPSFVLRKRIDQLLHGSCRKPHFPCNDGLLCADDLMAAGPAPEQRPALLMLSGDQIYTDDVAGPMLRAIHQLIERLGLFDEHLEGAVVSDSASLYQHPASYYHRADLLPALKSNETLRERFFGGKRKPIFTSSNAENHLVTLAEVMAMYLLSWSPVPWTLIEPRMPELGPREAERYRLEEGRLQGFRASLPRAARVFAHLPTLMIFDDHDITDDWNLSAQWEETAYGHPFSKRIIGNALVAYLLCQGWGNDPDAFGEPLDDLQALAATARTDHHLDSGGLDALIDRLIAFNRWQYVLPTEPALVVLDTRTRRWRSEISLARPSGLLDWEALSELQQELLDHPSAIIVSPAPIFGVKLIETVQRIISAFGYPLLVDAENWMAHRGAAQVILNIFRHSRTPGSYVILSGDVHYSFVYQILIRHRQGGPKIWQITSSGIKNEFPRALLDVFDRLNRWLYAPRSPLNWFTKRRPMKVVPRTPAHSKAGERLWNSAGLGRVFFDQEGRPSRIFQLNANGAEPTEFLEDRDDQPAEQTQARRV, translated from the coding sequence ATGTCCGCTCCCGTCCCCCAGCAAGCCCTGCCACCCGTCCTCGCCGGCCCCATGCTGCGCCGCCTCGAACCCGGGCGCCTGGTGCTCTGGCTGGTGGGCACGCGGCAGCTGGCGCCGGTGCTGCGGCTGTGGGTGGACGGCGAGAGCCGCGACTACCCCCTGCAAGGCGAAGCCTGCTGGGTGCTGCCCTTCGGCCGTCATGCCTTCGTGCACCTGATCGACCTGCGGCTGGAGCAGCCCCTGCCCCAGGACCGGCAGATCGACTACGACCTGCTGCTCGACGGCGAGGGCATCGCCTGCTGGGCGCCGCATCTGCTCCACGCCCAGGCGCCGCGGCCGAGCTTCGTGCTGCGCAAGCGCATCGACCAGTTGCTCCACGGCTCCTGCCGCAAGCCCCACTTCCCCTGCAACGACGGCCTGCTCTGCGCCGACGACCTGATGGCCGCCGGGCCGGCGCCCGAGCAGCGCCCCGCCCTGCTGATGCTGAGCGGCGACCAGATCTACACCGACGACGTGGCGGGCCCGATGCTGCGGGCCATTCACCAGTTGATCGAGCGGCTCGGGCTGTTCGACGAGCACCTGGAGGGCGCCGTGGTCAGCGACAGCGCGTCGCTCTACCAACACCCGGCCAGCTACTACCACCGCGCCGACCTGCTGCCCGCGCTGAAGAGCAATGAAACCCTGCGCGAACGCTTCTTCGGCGGCAAGCGCAAACCCATCTTCACCAGCAGCAACGCGGAGAACCACCTGGTGACCCTGGCCGAGGTCATGGCCATGTACCTGCTGAGCTGGTCGCCCGTGCCCTGGACCCTGATCGAGCCGCGAATGCCGGAACTCGGCCCCCGGGAAGCCGAGCGCTACCGCCTGGAGGAAGGACGACTGCAAGGCTTCCGCGCCAGCCTGCCGCGTGCGGCGCGGGTCTTCGCCCACCTGCCGACGCTGATGATCTTCGACGACCACGACATCACCGACGACTGGAACCTCTCCGCCCAATGGGAAGAGACCGCCTACGGCCATCCGTTCTCCAAGCGCATCATCGGCAACGCCCTGGTGGCCTACCTGCTCTGCCAGGGCTGGGGCAACGACCCGGACGCCTTCGGCGAGCCGCTGGACGACCTGCAAGCCCTGGCCGCCACCGCCCGCACCGATCACCACCTGGACAGCGGCGGCCTGGATGCCCTGATCGACCGGCTGATCGCCTTCAACCGCTGGCAGTACGTGCTGCCCACCGAGCCCGCCCTGGTGGTGCTGGACACCCGCACCCGTCGCTGGCGCAGCGAGATCAGCCTCGCCCGGCCCTCCGGCCTCCTGGACTGGGAGGCCCTCAGCGAATTGCAGCAGGAGCTGCTGGACCATCCCTCGGCGATCATCGTCTCGCCGGCGCCGATCTTCGGGGTCAAGTTGATCGAGACGGTGCAACGGATCATCAGCGCCTTCGGCTACCCGCTGCTGGTGGACGCGGAGAACTGGATGGCCCATCGCGGCGCCGCCCAGGTGATCCTCAATATCTTCCGCCACTCGCGTACGCCGGGCAGCTACGTGATCCTCTCCGGCGACGTGCACTACTCCTTCGTCTACCAGATCCTGATTCGTCATCGCCAGGGCGGCCCGAAGATCTGGCAGATCACCAGCAGCGGCATCAAGAACGAATTCCCCAGGGCCCTGCTGGATGTGTTCGACCGGCTCAACCGCTGGCTCTATGCGCCGCGTTCGCCGCTCAACTGGTTCACCAAGCGCCGCCCGATGAAAGTGGTGCCGCGCACCCCGGCCCACAGCAAGGCCGGCGAGCGGCTGTGGAATTCCGCCGGTCTAGGGCGGGTGTTCTTCGACCAGGAGGGCCGGCCGTCGCGCATCTTCCAGCTGAACGCCAATGGCGCCGAGCCCACCGAGTTCCTCGAGGACCGCGACGACCAACCGGCTGAACAGACTCAGGCGCGGCGCGTATGA
- a CDS encoding (2Fe-2S)-binding protein: MALTLKINGVEHSVDVDPDTPLLWVLRDVLGMTGTKFGCGMSLCGACTVHMNGNAVRSCVMPVSAMVGAEVTTIEGIGATDVGKRVQEAWLSQQVVQCGYCQSGQIMSASALLASNPNPGDAEIEGAMSGNICRCGTYLRIREAIKVAAKAQPGKAEDAA; the protein is encoded by the coding sequence ATGGCCCTCACCTTGAAAATCAATGGCGTCGAGCACAGCGTCGACGTCGATCCCGACACGCCGCTGCTCTGGGTATTGCGTGACGTGCTGGGCATGACCGGTACCAAGTTCGGCTGCGGCATGTCCCTGTGCGGGGCCTGCACCGTGCACATGAATGGCAACGCCGTGCGCTCCTGCGTGATGCCGGTGAGCGCCATGGTGGGGGCCGAGGTCACCACCATCGAAGGCATAGGCGCCACCGATGTGGGCAAGCGCGTGCAGGAGGCCTGGCTGTCGCAGCAGGTGGTGCAGTGCGGCTACTGCCAGTCGGGGCAGATCATGTCGGCCAGCGCGTTGCTGGCGAGCAACCCCAACCCCGGCGATGCGGAAATCGAAGGCGCCATGTCCGGCAACATCTGCCGCTGCGGCACCTACCTGCGTATCCGCGAGGCCATCAAGGTGGCGGCCAAGGCGCAACCGGGCAAAGCGGAGGACGCAGCATGA